In Candidatus Krumholzibacteriia bacterium, one genomic interval encodes:
- a CDS encoding chemotaxis protein CheB, whose protein sequence is MKILIAEDDPTSALLLRKTLESDGYDVVATADGVQALATLRAQSFDAVLTDWMMPNMDGISLVRRVRAEFHEPPPILVITALSSADARQHALEAGADDYLAKPYQPKSILQRLRDCIERAHQPAPSPGTLHAVQAPAAPPSHVGVGIAASTGGPEALRTLLPSLDPTLNAAYLLVLHGPDWMLETFTERAAELTRVTVRLAADGDRVVPRTLYVCPGDRHMKVEASGPSIVLTNEPPENFVRPAADPLFRTLATVYGPRSVAVVLTGMGRDGSMGAQQVHAVGGQVLAQDPVTAIAASMPRTTIGLGLVDRIAPIDQIGAMLAKSARIADRGVQPTGA, encoded by the coding sequence GTGAAGATCCTGATTGCCGAAGACGATCCCACCAGTGCTCTGCTGTTGAGGAAGACCCTGGAGTCCGACGGCTACGACGTCGTGGCCACCGCGGACGGGGTGCAGGCCCTGGCCACTCTACGGGCCCAGAGCTTCGACGCCGTCCTGACCGACTGGATGATGCCGAACATGGACGGCATCTCGCTGGTCCGTCGGGTCCGGGCCGAGTTCCACGAGCCCCCGCCGATCCTGGTGATCACCGCGCTCAGCAGTGCCGATGCCCGGCAGCACGCGCTCGAGGCCGGCGCCGACGACTACCTGGCCAAGCCCTACCAGCCGAAGAGCATCCTGCAGCGCCTGCGCGACTGCATCGAGAGGGCGCACCAGCCCGCGCCGTCGCCCGGGACCCTGCACGCGGTGCAGGCCCCCGCGGCCCCGCCCTCGCATGTCGGCGTGGGGATCGCCGCGAGCACGGGCGGACCGGAGGCCCTGCGCACGCTGTTGCCGTCGCTCGACCCGACGCTCAACGCCGCGTACCTGCTCGTGCTGCACGGACCCGACTGGATGCTCGAGACCTTCACCGAGCGGGCGGCGGAGCTCACACGGGTCACCGTCCGGCTGGCCGCCGACGGCGATCGGGTCGTGCCCCGGACGCTGTACGTGTGTCCGGGCGACCGGCACATGAAGGTCGAGGCCTCGGGGCCGTCGATCGTGCTGACCAACGAGCCGCCCGAGAACTTCGTACGCCCGGCGGCCGATCCGCTCTTCCGCACGCTGGCGACCGTCTACGGACCGCGCTCGGTGGCGGTCGTGCTCACCGGCATGGGTCGCGACGGGTCGATGGGGGCCCAGCAGGTGCACGCCGTCGGAGGCCAGGTGCTCGCCCAGGACCCGGTGACCGCGATCGCCGCGTCCATGCCCCGTACGACCATCGGGCTCGGCCTGGTCGACCGGATCGCTCCGATCGACCAGATCGGTGCCATGCTCGCGAAGTCGGCGCGGATCGCCGACCGGGGGGTCCAGCCGACCGGCGCCTGA
- a CDS encoding phytoene/squalene synthase family protein: MTDLTAAYAECARITRSRGANFSVGFEELPEAKRTAVQASYAFCRLADDLADEPLLRADPRRLLAEWRAELAAVYRGRARHPVGVALTDTVRRYPIARRCFDDLIRGCEQDLRFRAPQHLAALRRYCDLVATPIGEISLSIFGGTRARLRPLARHLAHALQWTNVLRDVREDAERGRVYLPADWCSQEGIDGDVLSPATRAALFRVIGRGVLVARDHYDAARELADGVDPDARSTVRLMVGVYREILDRIAADPARVLDERVGLSDDEKLALVQRERRASASV, encoded by the coding sequence ATGACCGATCTGACGGCAGCCTACGCCGAGTGTGCCCGGATCACCCGGAGCCGGGGCGCGAACTTCTCGGTCGGGTTCGAGGAACTGCCCGAGGCCAAGCGCACCGCCGTGCAGGCCAGCTATGCCTTCTGTCGCCTGGCCGACGACCTGGCCGACGAACCCCTGCTGCGCGCCGATCCCCGGCGTCTGCTCGCCGAGTGGCGCGCCGAACTCGCGGCCGTCTACCGTGGGCGGGCCCGGCACCCCGTCGGCGTCGCGCTCACCGACACGGTCCGCCGCTATCCCATCGCACGGCGCTGCTTCGACGACCTGATCCGCGGCTGCGAGCAGGACCTGCGCTTCCGTGCGCCCCAGCACCTGGCCGCCCTCCGCCGCTACTGCGATCTGGTCGCCACGCCCATCGGCGAGATCAGCCTGTCGATCTTCGGTGGCACGCGGGCGCGCCTGAGGCCCCTCGCCCGGCATCTGGCCCACGCCCTGCAGTGGACCAACGTCCTGCGCGACGTGCGCGAGGACGCCGAGCGCGGCCGGGTCTACCTGCCCGCGGACTGGTGCAGCCAGGAAGGAATCGACGGCGATGTGTTGAGTCCGGCCACCCGGGCTGCGCTCTTCCGCGTGATCGGACGCGGCGTCCTCGTCGCCCGCGACCACTACGACGCCGCGCGCGAACTGGCCGACGGTGTGGACCCCGATGCCCGGTCCACCGTGCGGCTCATGGTCGGTGTGTACCGCGAGATCCTCGATCGCATCGCGGCCGACCCCGCCCGTGTGCTCGACGAGCGTGTCGGTCTCTCCGACGACGAGAAGCTCGCCCTGGTGCAGCGCGAGCGCCGGGCCTCGGCCTCGGTCTGA